In one Brassica oleracea var. oleracea cultivar TO1000 chromosome C9, BOL, whole genome shotgun sequence genomic region, the following are encoded:
- the LOC106318755 gene encoding ras-related protein RABD2b-like, with protein sequence MNPEYDYLFKLLLIGDSGVGKSCLLLRFADDSYLDSYISTIGVDFKIRTVEQDGKTIKLQIWDTAGQERFRTITSSYYRGAHGIIVTYDVTDQESFNNVKQWLNEIDRYASENVNKLLVGNKNDLTSQKVVSTETAQAFADELGIPFLETSAKNATNVEEAFMAMTAAIKTRMASQPSGGAKPPTVQIRGQPVNQQQSGCCSS encoded by the exons ATGAATCCTGAATA TGACTATCTGTTCAAGCTTTTGCTTATCGGTGACTCTGGTGTTGGAAAATCCTGCTTGCTTCTAAGATTTGCT GATGATTCTTACCTGGATAGCTACATCAGTACCATTGGTGTTGACTTT AAAATCCGCACAGTTGAACAGGACGGAAAGACAATCAAACTCCAGATC TGGGACACAGCAGGCCAAGAACGTTTCAGGACAATCACCAGCAGCTACTACAGAGGAGCTCATGGGATCATT GTCACTTATGATGTCACTGACCAAGAGAGCTTCAACAACGTCAAACAATGGCTTAATGAAATCGACCGTTACGCCAGTGAGAATGTCAACAAGCTGCTCGTTGGGAACAAAAACGATCTCACCTCACAGAAGGTTGTATCCACTGAGACAGCTCAG GCGTTTGCAGATGAACTTGGGATCCCTTTCTTGGAAACAAGTGCCAAAAATGCAACCAATGTTGAAGAAGCTTTCATGGCCATGACTGCTGCTATTAAGACCAG AATGGCTAGCCAACCATCTGGAGGTGCCAAGCCACCGACTGTCCAGATTCGCGGACAGCCAGTGAACCAGCAGCAATCAGGATGTTGCTCTTCTTGA
- the LOC106318754 gene encoding suppressor protein STM1-like: MASLNPFDLLGDDAEDPSQIVLSLPKKVEKTAPVQPAKAAKFPTKPSPPSQAVRESRNGPSGGRDGGGPPRGSFNPGGNRPHDPKDGPKDGERNGGFRGHRESGGRGGHIGGFANGKTGDVERPRRVYDRRSGTGRSNDVKREGGGRGNWGTPEDDIQPATEEPTTEVEKSPVAEKEGGEDATTDAKKEAPEVEQEPEDKEMTLEEYEKILEEKKKALQATKVEERKVDTKVFESMQQLSNKKSNDEEIFIKLGSDKDKRKDAAEKEEKAKKSLSINEFLKPANGETYNPRGGYRGRGGRGQRDGKVNGGGNQRNGGASAPAPAIGDSAQFPSLAS, from the exons ATGGCGAGTTTGAACCCGTTCGATCTCTTAGGAGATGACGCTGAGGATCCAAGCCAGATTGTTTTGAGTTTACCGAAGAAGGTCGAGAAAACAGCTCCTGTTCAGCCTGCTAAAGCCGCTAAGTTCCCAACCAAGCCGTCTCCTCCTTCTCAAGCTG TGAGGGAGTCGAGGAATGGTCCTTCGGGAGGTCGTGATGGTGGTGGGCCTCCTCGTGGTTCGTTTAACCCCGGTGGAAACAGACCTCATGATCCAAAGGATGGACCAAAGGATGGAGAAAGGAACGGTGGGTTCCGCGGACACCGTGAAAGTGGTGGTCGTGGAGGTCACATTGGTGGATTTGCCAATGGTAAAACTGGTGATGTTGAACGCCCAAGGAGGGTCTATGACCGCCGTAGTGGAACCGGTCGTAG TAATGACGTGAAACGTGAGGGTGGTGGTCGTGGAAACTGGGGTACTCCTGAAGATGATATTCAACC AGCAACCGAGGAACCTACAACGGAGGTTGAGAAGAGCCCTGTTGCTGAGAAGGAAGGCGGTGAGGATGCCACCACTGATGCAAAGAAAGAAGCTCCTGAAGTTGAGCAAGAGCCTGAGGACAAG GAGATGACGCTGGAAGAGTATGAGAAGATTCTGGAGGAGAAGAAGAAAGCTCTGCAAGCCACAAAGGTGGAGGAAAGGAAAGTTGACACCAAAGTGTTCGAGTCTATGCAACAGCTCTCTAACAAGAAGTCCAATGATGAGGAGATCTTCATCAAGCTG GGATCCGACAAGGACAAACGCAAAGATGCTGCTGAGAAAGAAGAGAAGGCCAAGAAG TCGTTGAGCATAAACGAGTTTTTGAAGCCGGCTAATGGAGAGACCTACAACCCAAGAGGTGGATACCGTGGAAGAGGAGGTCGTGGACAGAGGGATGGAAAAGTCAACGGAGGAGGAAACCAAAGGAATGGAGGAGCCTCTGCTCCTGCTCCAGCTATCGGAGACAGTGCTCAGTTCCCATCGTTGGCCAGCTAA